One window from the genome of Bacillus weihaiensis encodes:
- a CDS encoding ATP-binding protein encodes MLYGLLLNLLFILVGIFLQHLWAEKTGNDHSKIVITVVTAVTIILCILLQLDHSFIQDLKFIPFIIGSLYGGIFVSILLFIIMLLVYLFVYGLTSTFIPFFLIFGSVGLACGLLSPRFFKWTMTKKLQAMVAFACLVPLFMFFFMNDHQIDSYHTVFLLITPVIAMIIVGYIMEAMRETVSLRQQIIKAEKSEVVSQLAASVSHEVRNPLTVTKGFLQLVLESEDLPLEKRKEYIRLALEELDTASNIINDYLTFAKPAPAYWELLDIGIHLKHIEDIISTYAHMNSVRIESELVSCVIQGNKQQFHQCFLNITKNCIEAMPDGGVLTIYTSIFQKHVLIQISDTGIGMTKEQLNRIGEPYFSTKEKGTGLGMMVVYSIIKAMKGTIAISSNLGQGTTFTIRIPIAVPR; translated from the coding sequence ATGCTATATGGACTTTTATTAAATTTACTCTTCATTTTAGTAGGTATTTTCCTACAACACTTATGGGCTGAAAAAACTGGTAATGATCATAGTAAAATAGTCATTACTGTCGTGACAGCAGTAACGATTATCCTTTGTATACTGTTACAATTAGATCACTCTTTTATACAGGATTTAAAATTCATTCCATTTATCATTGGTAGTTTGTACGGAGGCATCTTTGTTTCTATTCTATTATTTATCATTATGTTACTTGTCTATCTTTTCGTTTACGGTCTCACTTCTACTTTCATTCCTTTTTTTCTTATCTTTGGAAGTGTCGGACTTGCTTGTGGCCTACTTTCACCTAGATTTTTTAAATGGACAATGACAAAAAAACTTCAAGCCATGGTAGCTTTCGCATGTCTTGTTCCTTTATTCATGTTCTTTTTCATGAATGATCATCAGATAGATTCATATCATACTGTTTTTCTGTTAATCACACCTGTTATTGCAATGATTATCGTTGGATATATTATGGAAGCTATGAGAGAAACAGTTTCTCTACGACAGCAAATTATTAAAGCAGAGAAATCAGAGGTTGTTAGTCAGCTAGCTGCTAGTGTTTCACATGAAGTGCGAAATCCATTAACTGTTACTAAGGGCTTTCTTCAGCTTGTATTGGAGAGTGAAGATCTTCCGCTTGAAAAAAGGAAAGAGTATATCCGATTGGCGCTTGAGGAACTTGATACCGCTTCAAATATTATTAATGATTATCTTACCTTTGCAAAGCCTGCCCCAGCCTACTGGGAACTATTAGATATCGGCATTCATTTAAAACATATTGAAGATATCATATCAACTTATGCGCATATGAATTCTGTTAGGATCGAATCAGAGCTCGTATCATGCGTCATTCAAGGAAATAAACAACAATTCCATCAATGCTTTTTAAATATTACGAAAAACTGTATTGAGGCAATGCCGGATGGAGGAGTCTTAACTATTTACACTTCTATTTTTCAAAAACATGTATTGATTCAGATTTCTGACACAGGTATTGGTATGACGAAAGAGCAGTTGAATCGTATTGGCGAGCCTTATTTTTCAACGAAGGAAAAAGGAACTGGTCTTGGAATGATGGTCGTATATAGTATTATTAAAGCGATGAAAGGAACGATTGCCATTTCAAGTAATCTTGGTCAAGGTACAACATTTACGATTAGAATACCGATTGCGGTTCCGAGGTAG
- the glsA gene encoding glutaminase A: MFCRKNEELQAFVYEAKKVTKDGNVADYIPALGRANVEDLSIAISYPDGHCVFAGDIIEKMTLQSISKIISLAMVLIENGPDAVFEKVGMEPTGDPFNSIARLESMVPSKPLNPMINAGALVVTHLISGESVAARLEKLLKFIRKMANNSAISFNEEVAKSEYDTADLNRSLCYFLKQHHLIDENIDDLIDLYTKQCAIELNCLDLARIGLVFAMNGVDPITGEERMPPSIAKICKTFMVTCGMYNASGEFAIKIGIPAKSGVSGGIMAAVPGKFGIGIYGPSLDKKGNSIAGIALLEHLSKKYQLSMF, from the coding sequence ATGTTTTGTCGAAAAAACGAAGAATTACAAGCATTTGTATACGAGGCAAAAAAAGTAACGAAAGATGGAAATGTAGCAGACTATATTCCTGCACTAGGGAGAGCTAATGTCGAAGATTTATCAATTGCCATATCCTATCCTGACGGTCATTGTGTTTTCGCAGGAGACATTATTGAAAAAATGACGCTTCAAAGTATCTCTAAAATTATTAGCTTAGCAATGGTTCTAATTGAAAACGGTCCTGATGCTGTTTTTGAAAAGGTTGGAATGGAACCCACAGGAGATCCTTTCAACTCCATCGCTAGATTAGAGTCCATGGTACCTTCCAAACCACTGAATCCGATGATTAATGCTGGTGCATTAGTCGTGACCCATTTAATAAGTGGAGAATCTGTAGCAGCTAGGTTAGAAAAACTCCTTAAGTTTATTCGAAAAATGGCTAATAACTCTGCCATTTCCTTCAATGAAGAAGTGGCAAAATCTGAATACGACACCGCTGATTTAAATCGCTCCCTCTGTTATTTCTTAAAGCAGCATCACTTAATTGATGAAAATATTGATGATTTAATTGATTTATACACAAAGCAATGTGCTATTGAACTAAACTGCCTTGATTTAGCAAGAATAGGCTTAGTTTTCGCTATGAATGGTGTTGATCCTATAACTGGTGAGGAACGAATGCCCCCTTCTATCGCTAAAATCTGTAAAACCTTCATGGTCACTTGTGGTATGTATAACGCATCAGGAGAATTCGCCATTAAAATTGGCATCCCTGCTAAAAGTGGTGTATCTGGAGGAATTATGGCGGCAGTACCAGGTAAATTCGGCATTGGTATTTATGGTCCTTCTCTTGATAAAAAAGGGAATAGCATCGCAGGTATTGCTCTTTTAGAACACCTATCCAAAAAATATCAATTGAGTATGTTTTAA
- a CDS encoding spore coat protein codes for MANLNELELQNLRHLIGGHDTVATKLDTYAQQCTDPQIKSMLQNHANSARQTKQQLMTFLG; via the coding sequence ATGGCTAACTTAAATGAATTAGAGCTTCAAAATCTTCGTCATTTAATCGGTGGACACGATACTGTTGCTACGAAGCTTGATACATATGCGCAACAATGTACGGATCCACAAATTAAATCAATGCTTCAGAACCATGCAAACAGTGCACGTCAAACAAAGCAGCAATTAATGACATTTTTAGGATAG
- a CDS encoding spore coat protein: protein MLSEKTMVADYLSELNASLGTYAQIISQCDNQQLRQTIIQIRNGDEQKQWELYQAALQHNYYTPASQAETQDIQQVKQQFIQGN from the coding sequence ATGTTAAGTGAAAAAACAATGGTAGCAGACTATTTGTCAGAGTTAAACGCAAGTTTAGGAACATATGCTCAAATTATTTCTCAATGTGATAATCAACAGCTTCGTCAAACAATCATTCAAATTCGTAACGGTGATGAGCAGAAGCAATGGGAGCTTTATCAAGCAGCACTTCAGCACAATTACTACACACCTGCTTCTCAAGCTGAAACACAAGACATCCAGCAGGTGAAGCAACAATTCATACAAGGGAACTAA
- a CDS encoding phenylacetate--CoA ligase family protein, translating to MTSIFEEKLRKLKKPMPMSRHFASNTLHPDSMSPQKIQQYQLDSLKEILKRSYDQNEFYRAKMEEAGFSPKEFKKLEDIQKIPFLNKDELRGNPYILLTCDKEDVALVQVSTGTTGGEEIYMLYTWNDYYLHDLAPRYPKLFPIDPPDVCLNGLPYEMSAAGLAFHKTFMEGCNATVIPAGKGGAYSTPAKTLKMIKDLEPNVIITSPSWAIMLAEEAKKQDFDFTSLELKAVYLTGEGCSPAFRRRVEKIFGATANFFYGSLECGVLGIECDDHSGYHLTEAHVYMEIVDPTSGEVLEPGEIGEIVITSMLRYDAPILRFRTGDLGYIETDPCECGVTLPKFHLRGRVRDQIKYNGTSFSPFYLEEFLMSQPEVGNWYEFVIDPIEDNEEIHVRCELAEGVTPSTDLADELASKMEYSTGIPFSFEFVKELPRPTGKTIRVVHK from the coding sequence ATGACTTCAATATTTGAAGAAAAACTTCGTAAGTTAAAAAAACCGATGCCAATGTCACGTCATTTTGCATCTAACACGCTACATCCAGACTCAATGTCACCGCAAAAAATTCAGCAATATCAACTTGATTCCTTAAAGGAAATCTTAAAACGATCATACGATCAAAATGAATTTTATCGCGCAAAAATGGAAGAGGCAGGATTTTCTCCTAAAGAATTTAAAAAGTTGGAAGATATTCAGAAGATTCCGTTTTTAAATAAGGATGAGTTAAGAGGAAATCCTTATATCTTATTAACTTGCGATAAAGAAGATGTTGCATTAGTTCAGGTTTCCACAGGTACAACAGGTGGAGAAGAAATATATATGCTTTATACGTGGAATGATTACTATTTACATGACTTAGCTCCACGATATCCAAAGCTCTTCCCAATTGACCCACCTGATGTTTGTTTAAATGGCTTACCTTATGAAATGAGTGCTGCTGGCTTGGCTTTTCATAAAACATTTATGGAAGGCTGTAATGCAACCGTCATTCCAGCTGGAAAAGGGGGAGCTTACTCTACCCCAGCAAAAACATTAAAAATGATTAAAGACCTAGAGCCAAATGTGATCATTACTAGTCCATCATGGGCCATTATGTTAGCGGAGGAAGCTAAAAAACAAGACTTTGATTTTACTAGCCTAGAACTAAAAGCAGTCTATTTGACAGGTGAAGGCTGTTCTCCAGCTTTTCGTCGACGTGTAGAAAAAATCTTTGGTGCAACAGCTAACTTTTTCTACGGTTCATTAGAATGTGGTGTGCTGGGAATCGAATGTGATGATCATAGTGGTTATCACTTAACAGAAGCACATGTCTATATGGAAATTGTTGATCCTACTTCTGGAGAAGTCCTTGAGCCAGGGGAAATTGGTGAAATTGTTATCACAAGTATGTTACGTTATGATGCACCAATTTTACGCTTTAGAACAGGAGATTTAGGTTATATTGAAACAGATCCGTGTGAATGTGGAGTAACGTTACCGAAGTTCCATTTACGTGGAAGAGTTCGTGATCAGATTAAGTACAACGGAACATCGTTCTCTCCTTTTTATTTAGAAGAGTTTTTAATGAGTCAGCCAGAAGTAGGAAATTGGTATGAGTTTGTGATTGATCCTATAGAAGATAATGAAGAAATCCACGTTCGTTGTGAGTTAGCAGAAGGTGTGACTCCTTCAACAGATCTTGCCGATGAGTTAGCAAGTAAGATGGAATACTCTACGGGTATACCTTTTTCATTCGAGTTTGTTAAGGAATTACCACGACCAACAGGAAAGACTATTCGAGTTGTACACAAATAA
- a CDS encoding phenylacetate--CoA ligase family protein has protein sequence MEEQKLLLRLQKSIDHAKSSPFYKRHLMNTNIHSLEDFKRIPFLTKRHLRENSPFGLLAVSKDQTVQYHESSGTTGQPISIWYSETDLNSIIKRTSETGVHFSNQDTMVVRFPYAMSIIAHTMQDTGKQHGTCIIPTDSRTTITPMTRVIELLRKCEATILACMSLHAVMLAEVAEGVGLNPRKDFPHLRAICTAGEPITVYRRRLLERIWGVPVYDNYGMTETGTIMVDCKDQHLHQVNDDFYLEILEDDLQTATQQGEIGNLVITSLSQSATPMIRYITGDTVRISTELCTCGKPYYEIHGRKEAKWSVKDIEFDLWDIEEIISPLNSNKYWAAATRDDALHLVIEKEEQESEANRMSKYEQELKEKFGVSIYIHFVEKGALYDRREPLSFGMKGKPIYVLPAHELDYVLNRLDVNE, from the coding sequence ATGGAAGAACAAAAACTCCTTTTAAGGTTACAAAAGTCAATTGACCATGCAAAATCCTCTCCATTTTATAAAAGGCACCTTATGAATACGAACATTCACTCACTTGAGGATTTTAAAAGGATTCCATTTTTAACAAAGCGACATCTGAGAGAGAACTCCCCATTTGGATTACTTGCCGTATCAAAAGATCAAACGGTTCAATACCATGAATCGTCTGGAACAACAGGTCAACCTATCTCAATTTGGTATAGTGAAACAGATTTAAATAGCATCATAAAACGGACGAGTGAAACAGGTGTTCATTTTTCAAACCAGGATACAATGGTTGTTCGGTTTCCATATGCCATGTCAATCATTGCTCATACGATGCAAGACACAGGAAAACAACATGGAACATGCATCATTCCAACAGATAGCAGGACAACAATCACACCCATGACACGTGTGATAGAGTTGTTACGGAAATGTGAGGCTACCATATTAGCTTGTATGTCCCTTCATGCAGTGATGCTTGCGGAAGTGGCTGAGGGTGTAGGGCTTAATCCGAGAAAGGATTTCCCCCATTTAAGGGCTATCTGTACAGCAGGTGAGCCTATCACTGTATACAGAAGAAGGTTGCTTGAACGGATATGGGGTGTTCCTGTTTATGATAATTATGGCATGACAGAAACAGGGACAATTATGGTTGATTGCAAGGATCAACATCTTCACCAGGTAAATGATGACTTCTATCTTGAAATTCTAGAAGATGATCTTCAAACGGCTACTCAACAAGGGGAGATAGGTAATCTGGTCATTACCTCATTATCACAATCAGCAACACCTATGATTCGATATATAACAGGTGATACTGTTCGAATTTCTACTGAGTTGTGTACGTGTGGAAAACCTTATTATGAAATACATGGGCGAAAAGAGGCTAAATGGAGCGTAAAGGATATAGAATTTGATCTATGGGATATAGAAGAAATCATTTCTCCATTGAACAGTAATAAATATTGGGCGGCAGCAACTCGTGATGATGCTCTCCATCTTGTGATTGAAAAAGAAGAGCAAGAAAGTGAAGCGAATAGGATGTCTAAATATGAACAAGAATTAAAAGAAAAGTTCGGAGTTAGCATTTACATTCACTTTGTTGAAAAAGGTGCGTTATATGACCGTCGAGAACCGCTATCCTTTGGGATGAAGGGGAAGCCTATTTATGTTTTACCTGCTCATGAGTTAGATTATGTGCTTAATCGACTAGATGTGAACGAATAG
- a CDS encoding alpha/beta-type small acid-soluble spore protein: MARQKLLVPGAENALHSMKEEIANELGVELGADTTARANGSVGGEMTKRLVALGESQLKNR, from the coding sequence ATGGCAAGACAAAAACTGTTGGTGCCTGGTGCAGAAAATGCTCTCCATTCCATGAAAGAGGAAATTGCGAATGAATTAGGAGTTGAACTTGGTGCCGATACGACAGCTCGAGCTAACGGTTCTGTAGGTGGCGAAATGACTAAGCGTCTAGTAGCGTTAGGTGAAAGTCAGCTAAAGAATCGATAA